In Entomomonas moraniae, one DNA window encodes the following:
- a CDS encoding GTPase yields the protein MSLNHNKGSGYLNKLDRDLVQSSLAQIIRPLIPRNCSRYQYRFCELLPQPNVLGFCSDPQSFTGKVVFVNEVFILVKRSQTRNQFVIVDMAYVDAVPNVGDQVEITPYARHDFNGKRIDEPEKEIQSLADGTQYEVTKMMLGGKTISLPLSTPKEQIQSPELLALIEQLENLTAPDGFRLISHLLVDAGATDFTVSDADAIHSNTPSSIGFTVSNLKFQGKVAIVYDRGSDTYSLWLYPATDNQPTEIDNIYFDELGLRLSEVIDDFAWQVIKIKVL from the coding sequence ATGTCATTAAATCACAACAAAGGATCTGGTTATTTAAATAAGTTGGATAGAGATCTGGTGCAGTCGTCGTTAGCGCAAATTATTAGACCGCTCATTCCACGTAATTGCTCTCGTTATCAATACCGTTTTTGTGAGTTGTTGCCACAACCGAATGTGTTAGGGTTTTGCAGTGATCCACAATCGTTTACGGGTAAGGTGGTATTTGTGAATGAGGTGTTTATTTTAGTTAAGCGCTCTCAAACCAGAAATCAGTTTGTGATTGTGGACATGGCTTATGTGGATGCTGTTCCTAACGTCGGTGATCAAGTGGAGATCACGCCGTATGCTCGTCATGATTTTAATGGTAAACGCATTGATGAACCCGAAAAGGAAATCCAATCTCTTGCCGATGGTACGCAGTATGAAGTAACCAAGATGATGTTGGGTGGTAAGACTATTTCACTGCCATTGTCTACTCCAAAGGAGCAAATACAATCCCCAGAGCTATTAGCCTTAATCGAGCAGCTGGAAAACCTAACAGCACCAGATGGTTTTCGATTGATCAGTCATTTACTGGTGGATGCAGGGGCTACTGATTTTACGGTAAGTGATGCTGATGCCATCCACAGTAATACACCATCAAGTATTGGTTTTACCGTCAGCAATCTGAAATTTCAAGGTAAAGTGGCGATTGTGTATGACCGTGGCAGTGATACTTACAGCCTATGGTTATATCCTGCAACAGATAATCAACCAACAGAAATTGATAATATTTATTTTGATGAGCTAGGGTTAAGGCTCTCTGAAGTTATTGATGATTTTGCTTGGCAGGTGATTAAGATAAAAGTTTTATAG
- a CDS encoding carboxypeptidase regulatory-like domain-containing protein, whose translation MGYTQLNKNTVLSETKLKESISWIKKQQNTEGAYTTDNDLVLPEQSTSEALTTFYDLELGFDESQAKAFSFLTTSSDDSTEFISRRIITNAQQKHDNSGLVLHLKAYQNQNGGFGFTQGFDSFVLDTTWALKALEIADQAKSNEANWAITWLVSQQQADGGWKNALGHNDIYSSALAINALWQYRTVYNLNSQLKKAVQWLLDQRNADGYWEYTDYTALALLAVLPNLNELIQVMPAIDYLVSIQDTDGSWEDDVYVTSLVLRALNMVSEIGGSDIPLLQGRIIDADTRQILAGITVTFQNQTTMTDQSGSFSLPIKAVGESQIEASQNGYLVTQRSIIIPELKTIQLGDIQLKRVANTTMISGFITDQSTGKAINDATISLSDGQIISSNKGYYQATIAPGTITITITAYGYHEVVGTATVKLGEIIYFSPALIAQKNPIPMKSSISGRILDEETMQPLKGVVIEESNGKKQITSSDGIFQFSELVAGNYTFTISLNGYLNKVMHVSISENSNFALGDVVLQLAPEQTGSSIHGIITDAITGQPISGVNVIITGDYNKMVSTSTDGSYKVTGLSAGSITITVSANGYQSANTTITIDDVTDYILSVSLHAESQVKPDKTTVKGVVVDSITGLPLADVMVAATVNNITSVSTTNVTGQFIFENIDDDIVALAFTKKDYRDTNFEISMFEKQVNDLGQIRLASNDNQNYKKLADLVVDFVAPINLSTDQQTLKVTGSVAVTVSNLGRADAPAGFTIVAFKDNNHNETFDVGIDTVLGKITVQKPLLINQTETYTIDVSGVLEFRDAPIYAVVDSENKVEELSKQNNIGSTAMAARIKPEIGEIEPVLKWRSDSLNVTSGVLVIPTRDTNGNGNIDAKDMPSIIFLSHNGFSSSGKLHIVNGNTGEKQLTIQDPEGVKLSGWPGIAAADIDNDGLVEVLVPTMSGQLAAICTVTGKVKWLSTIPSSPYYYQPYGGGPSIIDLNGDGNVEILFGRHVLNGSDGSLLWAGKGSFHGGKTGMQSFAADINLDGFPEVIVGASAYDYQGNLLWQNNTVGDGYTAVGKFISNEAHPQIVVSAVGKVYMLNYKGEILWGPVGLPGGGKGGAPVIADMDGDGIPEIGIAGAYYYTVFKADGSILWNKPVQDSSSSQTGSSVFDFDGDGRAEVVYADEKNIHIYDGETGNELFTVPHGSTTAGEYPVIADIDNDGHAELLVVGDDFNDGVDYRGLRVFKGKNNSWVRTRNIWNQYDYYINNINDDLAIPTHQGNSWDLHNTFRLNRPLDLDPTVVADLTASYIRVEDKFGQGDSTLTVRIGNGGGYPVPSGVSVAYYNGDPLSGGVLLGVVKTSQALHSDGYQDVSLSLADLSQISILYVVADDDGAGIHTIDDANRANNTAILDLTSLRYGDITVSTDKANYLPETNVQLQAVANNLGRYPGKFNIQLSILDANNQVVSLLPVTDVGIIAASSGVTHSENWGTALNTAGNYTLCGKLMDEQGNVVAEDHSIFSILAVNEGEPVASLRVTTDKPEYMQNDQVELTSLYRNLSINTPIKEAYIELTVVAPNSAQEFSHKQSIGEIPASSSFSQFTINQVLMNAELGNYTVTAKLFNGKGELLASAETFYQVITDPKQLLEKLEISAGGIPELVIGSSTVSIDDFYNLGNTDLINLKITHILVNGDQNIKLQESIINLNARQRQRLVFRIETTGLLPDKTYPILLIAEINEHSKLLVTRELHVLPKAMSPGEGGIVIKKPKSK comes from the coding sequence ATGGGCTATACACAACTTAATAAAAATACTGTCTTAAGCGAAACAAAGCTTAAAGAGAGTATTTCATGGATAAAAAAACAACAAAACACAGAAGGTGCTTATACGACAGATAATGATCTGGTGTTACCAGAACAGTCTACTAGCGAGGCATTAACTACTTTTTATGATTTAGAATTAGGTTTTGATGAATCACAAGCTAAAGCATTTTCTTTTCTAACTACCTCGTCTGATGACAGCACAGAGTTTATTTCACGGCGTATTATTACTAATGCACAACAAAAACATGATAATAGTGGCTTAGTTCTCCACCTTAAAGCCTATCAAAATCAAAATGGTGGATTTGGATTTACACAAGGCTTCGATAGCTTTGTGTTAGATACCACTTGGGCGTTAAAGGCTTTAGAGATTGCAGATCAGGCCAAAAGCAATGAGGCTAATTGGGCTATTACTTGGCTTGTATCTCAACAACAAGCTGATGGTGGTTGGAAAAATGCGTTAGGTCATAATGATATTTACAGTTCTGCGTTAGCCATTAATGCATTGTGGCAATATCGAACAGTTTATAATTTAAATAGTCAGTTAAAGAAAGCCGTGCAATGGCTATTAGATCAACGTAATGCTGATGGGTATTGGGAGTATACGGATTATACGGCATTAGCACTTTTAGCTGTTCTACCTAATTTAAACGAACTAATACAAGTTATGCCTGCTATTGATTATTTAGTGTCTATTCAAGATACAGACGGTAGTTGGGAAGATGATGTTTATGTCACTTCTTTAGTTTTGCGAGCATTAAATATGGTGAGCGAAATAGGCGGTAGCGATATTCCTTTGTTACAAGGAAGGATTATTGATGCGGATACTAGGCAGATACTAGCAGGTATAACTGTCACATTCCAAAATCAAACAACAATGACTGATCAAAGTGGTTCTTTCAGTTTGCCCATAAAAGCTGTTGGAGAAAGCCAGATAGAGGCCTCTCAAAATGGCTACTTAGTCACCCAAAGAAGCATTATTATCCCAGAGTTAAAAACGATTCAGTTGGGAGATATTCAACTTAAACGAGTGGCCAATACGACAATGATTAGCGGTTTTATTACTGATCAAAGCACAGGTAAGGCCATTAACGATGCAACTATTTCATTATCTGATGGACAGATAATTAGTTCTAATAAAGGGTATTATCAAGCTACTATAGCCCCAGGGACCATAACTATTACTATTACAGCTTATGGTTATCATGAGGTAGTGGGTACTGCTACCGTTAAACTAGGTGAAATTATTTATTTCTCCCCTGCTTTAATTGCACAAAAAAATCCAATTCCGATGAAGAGTTCAATATCAGGTCGTATTCTTGATGAAGAAACGATGCAACCATTAAAAGGAGTTGTTATTGAAGAATCTAATGGAAAAAAACAAATAACCAGTAGCGATGGTATATTTCAATTTTCTGAATTGGTAGCAGGTAACTACACTTTCACTATTTCATTGAATGGCTATCTTAATAAAGTTATGCACGTTAGTATCAGTGAAAACAGTAATTTTGCATTGGGTGATGTTGTCTTACAACTTGCTCCAGAGCAAACAGGTTCATCTATTCATGGCATTATTACCGATGCAATTACAGGCCAACCTATTAGTGGTGTAAATGTTATCATCACTGGCGACTATAATAAAATGGTGTCAACCTCTACCGATGGTAGTTACAAAGTAACCGGTTTAAGTGCAGGAAGTATTACTATTACTGTTTCTGCTAATGGTTATCAATCAGCTAATACCACTATTACTATTGATGATGTAACAGACTATATTCTATCCGTTTCATTACATGCTGAATCACAAGTAAAACCAGATAAGACAACCGTTAAAGGGGTTGTTGTTGATTCCATAACGGGATTACCGTTAGCGGATGTAATGGTAGCAGCTACTGTTAATAATATTACCTCCGTAAGCACAACAAATGTGACTGGCCAATTTATCTTTGAAAATATTGATGATGATATTGTTGCACTTGCATTTACTAAAAAAGACTATCGCGACACAAACTTTGAAATCAGTATGTTTGAAAAGCAAGTGAATGATCTTGGACAAATTCGTCTAGCTTCAAATGATAATCAAAACTATAAAAAATTGGCTGACCTTGTCGTAGATTTTGTTGCTCCAATAAATTTAAGTACAGATCAGCAAACATTAAAAGTGACAGGTAGTGTTGCTGTAACAGTCTCTAACTTAGGTAGAGCTGATGCACCTGCTGGCTTTACCATCGTAGCATTTAAAGATAACAACCATAACGAAACATTCGATGTAGGTATCGATACAGTTTTAGGAAAAATAACTGTACAAAAACCATTACTAATTAACCAAACAGAAACGTATACGATTGATGTTTCTGGTGTGCTTGAGTTTAGAGATGCACCTATTTACGCAGTAGTTGATAGTGAAAATAAGGTTGAAGAACTCAGTAAACAAAATAATATCGGTTCTACTGCAATGGCCGCAAGAATTAAACCAGAAATTGGCGAAATCGAGCCCGTTTTAAAATGGCGCAGTGATTCTTTAAATGTAACGTCTGGCGTATTAGTAATACCAACAAGAGACACTAATGGAAATGGAAATATCGATGCTAAAGATATGCCTAGTATTATTTTCCTTAGTCACAATGGCTTCTCTTCGTCAGGAAAATTACACATTGTCAATGGTAATACAGGGGAAAAACAATTAACTATTCAAGACCCAGAGGGAGTTAAATTATCTGGTTGGCCAGGTATTGCTGCTGCGGATATTGATAATGATGGATTGGTTGAGGTATTAGTACCAACTATGAGCGGTCAACTTGCGGCAATTTGTACTGTAACTGGGAAAGTAAAATGGCTGAGTACTATCCCATCTTCACCTTATTATTATCAACCCTACGGTGGTGGTCCCTCAATTATCGACTTGAATGGTGATGGCAATGTTGAGATTTTGTTTGGACGCCACGTTTTAAATGGATCAGACGGTTCTTTGTTATGGGCCGGTAAAGGAAGTTTTCATGGTGGTAAAACAGGCATGCAATCATTCGCCGCTGATATTAATCTTGATGGTTTTCCAGAGGTTATTGTAGGTGCTTCTGCTTATGACTACCAAGGTAATTTGTTATGGCAAAATAATACGGTTGGTGATGGTTATACCGCTGTGGGCAAGTTTATTAGTAATGAAGCTCATCCGCAAATAGTTGTTTCAGCTGTTGGCAAGGTTTATATGCTTAACTATAAAGGTGAAATACTTTGGGGACCTGTTGGTTTACCAGGTGGCGGGAAAGGAGGTGCCCCTGTTATCGCAGATATGGATGGTGATGGTATCCCTGAAATAGGTATTGCAGGCGCTTATTATTACACTGTATTTAAAGCTGATGGCAGTATTTTATGGAACAAACCTGTTCAAGACAGCTCAAGCTCACAAACCGGATCAAGTGTATTTGACTTCGATGGTGATGGACGGGCAGAAGTTGTTTATGCAGATGAGAAAAATATTCATATTTATGATGGTGAAACAGGTAATGAGCTATTTACCGTTCCTCATGGTAGTACAACTGCAGGAGAATATCCTGTTATTGCCGATATTGATAACGATGGGCATGCCGAGTTATTAGTTGTTGGAGATGATTTTAATGATGGTGTTGACTATCGGGGACTACGCGTATTCAAGGGAAAAAATAACAGCTGGGTTCGTACTCGCAATATTTGGAACCAATACGACTACTACATCAACAATATCAATGATGACCTTGCCATTCCAACGCATCAAGGCAATAGCTGGGACTTACACAATACCTTTAGGCTTAATCGCCCCTTAGATCTTGATCCTACGGTTGTAGCTGATTTAACCGCTTCTTATATCCGTGTAGAAGATAAATTTGGACAAGGTGATTCAACACTGACTGTGCGTATTGGTAATGGAGGTGGCTACCCCGTTCCATCGGGTGTTTCCGTTGCTTATTATAATGGTGATCCTCTTTCAGGGGGTGTATTGCTAGGTGTCGTTAAGACAAGTCAAGCACTTCATAGCGATGGGTACCAAGATGTCTCTCTTAGCCTTGCTGATCTTAGTCAGATAAGCATTCTCTATGTGGTGGCTGACGATGATGGTGCAGGTATTCATACTATTGACGACGCTAATCGTGCTAACAATACCGCGATACTCGATCTTACCTCATTACGTTATGGAGACATTACGGTAAGTACCGATAAAGCCAACTATTTACCAGAAACTAATGTTCAGCTGCAAGCAGTTGCTAATAATCTTGGACGTTATCCCGGTAAGTTTAATATCCAACTTTCAATACTAGACGCCAATAACCAAGTTGTTAGTCTGCTACCAGTAACTGACGTAGGCATTATTGCTGCAAGCTCTGGTGTTACACACAGCGAAAACTGGGGTACAGCATTAAATACGGCAGGTAATTATACTTTATGCGGAAAACTGATGGATGAGCAAGGTAACGTGGTTGCTGAAGATCATTCAATCTTCTCTATTTTAGCAGTTAATGAAGGAGAACCAGTTGCCTCATTACGAGTTACAACAGACAAGCCAGAATATATGCAGAATGATCAAGTGGAGTTAACTTCACTGTATCGAAACTTATCGATTAATACGCCTATTAAAGAGGCCTATATTGAGTTAACTGTTGTTGCACCAAACTCAGCACAGGAGTTCAGTCACAAGCAAAGTATTGGGGAAATCCCCGCCAGTAGCAGCTTTAGTCAGTTTACAATTAATCAGGTTTTAATGAATGCTGAACTAGGTAACTATACAGTGACAGCCAAGCTATTTAATGGCAAAGGCGAACTGCTAGCCAGTGCAGAAACCTTTTATCAAGTAATTACCGATCCTAAACAACTTTTAGAGAAATTAGAGATAAGTGCTGGAGGAATACCAGAACTTGTAATTGGATCTTCAACAGTGAGTATTGATGATTTTTATAACCTTGGCAATACTGACTTAATAAATCTAAAAATTACTCATATTCTTGTTAATGGCGACCAAAACATTAAACTTCAGGAAAGTATTATTAATTTAAATGCAAGACAACGGCAGAGATTAGTTTTCAGGATAGAGACAACAGGCTTATTACCTGACAAAACCTATCCAATATTATTAATAGCAGAAATTAATGAGCATTCTAAGTTACTGGTTACTAGAGAGCTTCATGTACTTCCTAAAGCTATGTCACCAGGAGAAGGCGGCATCGTTATAAAAAAACCAAAATCAAAATAG
- a CDS encoding transglutaminase-like domain-containing protein has product MTTLNTTTAANSSTQLSVERQLAELVDEVRVSVGPQATLAAKISFNSKETLNKFNNLIEKAINNIQEELKQAVTSKSSQAIIDDLNKQLNLVTERATTFRNYLNGLSSSTSITRSANSEQGNALSAWLDEVSPLAEPEDLTEMPFQSLKADRTNVPRDFSVEGTTDINIKTRDLKNIDDFFLPEYIASANETEITDDILAKAKELANSPVKIYEWVRNNVEWQPTWGGQQTADMTLDVRRGNAMDISTLMIALLRAAKIPARYVHGTVDIPVDNFINMAGDFENVNAAMDFVSAGGIPVTSVTVGGKIAKVRIEHVWVEAAVPYYPSRGAKPVSARNPIDSWIPLDGSYKQYEYLQGIDEVTVSNLDGEKITNDLISSGSVNEQEGWVQGLNSNIIQQAQFQARDNLVTHIFNMQKPTLNDIVGGRKIIEQKFSMLPGSLPYLSVVRGVSNIQLPNALQVQVTLGLEYNHINGDYIQKKEAPLYQLNQQNIIISYKPASKADEEAIKALSPSGFTDFNQLPNFLPSSIHVIPEIKCNGEVLLTSSIIALGEDLEVGYQISTQTRNYLNLRDKVISGSYLALAITGSNLSKKIFDSIYSKLQYTKQILDQKDIDKIGSLTRDELLGDMFTFGVQGYYIEYISKCKVMSAKTRVNYQAIPSIGTYGYEPYKKTFFGLNRGIESHGIFMNIRVAQTLEEAKGSKLERKQFNQQIGLMSSALEHQIPEHFFNDTNGSSKIEGFSAVKALAIALQQGQRIYTINYENEVTALQNLKLDSLAMSEIKNALAVGKEVITHTEQIEVPGFKGSGYLIIDPDTGDGAYKISGGKNGGFFLGILMGAAFTSVLYFTIALWAAGIAAGPLGVGAVGLLTAMLTPIIAAAMGNVMNLYASADKEWQKCFVGGMLIGITIMGLGPGFGVIAGLKTKALIDLIFGVITAITNVVITFEEVESSATSCFR; this is encoded by the coding sequence ATGACTACATTAAATACAACAACTGCTGCTAACAGCAGTACACAATTATCAGTAGAACGTCAACTAGCCGAGTTAGTTGATGAGGTGCGTGTTTCTGTTGGACCACAAGCCACTTTAGCTGCAAAGATTAGTTTTAATTCTAAAGAAACACTAAACAAATTTAATAACCTTATCGAGAAGGCTATTAACAATATTCAAGAAGAGTTAAAGCAAGCTGTTACAAGTAAATCATCACAAGCTATTATTGATGATCTCAACAAACAACTTAACTTAGTGACAGAAAGGGCGACAACTTTCCGAAACTATCTTAATGGTTTATCTTCTAGCACTTCCATTACTAGGAGTGCAAACAGTGAACAAGGTAATGCTTTATCAGCATGGCTAGATGAGGTATCACCTCTAGCAGAACCTGAAGATTTAACCGAAATGCCATTTCAATCATTGAAGGCCGATCGAACTAATGTACCTCGTGATTTCAGTGTTGAAGGCACTACTGATATCAATATTAAAACCAGAGACCTAAAAAATATTGATGATTTCTTTTTGCCTGAATATATTGCTTCAGCCAATGAAACAGAAATCACTGATGATATTCTTGCAAAAGCAAAAGAATTAGCTAATAGCCCTGTTAAAATTTATGAATGGGTACGCAATAATGTGGAATGGCAACCGACATGGGGTGGTCAGCAAACTGCTGATATGACACTGGATGTTCGTCGTGGTAATGCCATGGATATTTCAACACTGATGATTGCCTTGTTGCGTGCGGCTAAAATCCCAGCTCGTTATGTGCATGGAACCGTTGATATTCCTGTTGATAATTTTATTAACATGGCAGGTGATTTTGAAAATGTTAACGCGGCTATGGATTTTGTCTCAGCAGGAGGTATACCTGTTACTAGTGTTACTGTAGGCGGCAAAATTGCTAAAGTTCGTATCGAACATGTTTGGGTCGAAGCGGCAGTACCATATTATCCATCACGTGGAGCTAAACCAGTTTCTGCGCGTAATCCTATTGACAGTTGGATACCTTTGGATGGTAGTTATAAGCAATATGAATACTTACAAGGAATAGATGAAGTTACTGTTTCTAATTTAGATGGTGAAAAAATAACAAATGATTTAATTAGCAGTGGTTCAGTTAATGAACAAGAAGGTTGGGTACAAGGATTAAATTCCAATATCATTCAGCAAGCACAATTTCAGGCAAGAGATAATTTGGTTACACATATTTTCAATATGCAAAAACCAACTCTCAACGACATTGTTGGTGGTCGAAAAATCATTGAACAAAAATTCAGTATGTTACCTGGTAGCTTACCTTACTTATCTGTAGTCCGTGGGGTATCAAATATTCAATTACCTAATGCTTTGCAAGTGCAAGTAACCTTGGGCTTAGAATATAATCATATTAATGGGGATTACATTCAAAAAAAAGAAGCTCCATTGTATCAACTCAATCAACAAAATATTATTATTAGTTATAAGCCAGCGAGTAAAGCTGATGAGGAAGCAATTAAAGCCTTATCCCCCAGTGGTTTTACAGATTTTAATCAGCTACCTAATTTTCTTCCTTCAAGCATTCATGTTATCCCAGAAATTAAATGTAATGGTGAGGTATTGTTAACAAGTAGTATCATTGCATTAGGTGAAGACTTAGAGGTTGGGTATCAAATTAGTACACAAACACGTAATTATCTAAATTTAAGAGATAAGGTTATCTCTGGAAGCTATTTAGCTTTAGCTATTACGGGAAGTAACTTATCTAAGAAAATTTTTGACTCTATTTATAGCAAACTTCAATATACTAAACAAATTTTAGATCAAAAAGATATAGACAAAATTGGAAGTCTCACTAGAGATGAGCTACTAGGGGATATGTTTACCTTTGGGGTACAAGGTTATTATATTGAGTACATATCTAAATGCAAAGTTATGAGTGCAAAAACAAGAGTGAATTATCAGGCTATACCCTCAATCGGTACTTATGGCTATGAACCTTATAAAAAAACTTTCTTTGGACTAAATAGAGGAATTGAGTCTCATGGAATATTTATGAATATTCGTGTAGCACAAACACTCGAAGAGGCTAAAGGGAGTAAATTAGAAAGAAAACAGTTTAATCAGCAGATTGGATTGATGAGCTCAGCTTTAGAACATCAAATTCCAGAACATTTTTTTAATGATACTAACGGTAGCTCTAAAATAGAAGGGTTTTCAGCAGTTAAAGCATTGGCTATAGCTCTTCAGCAAGGGCAACGGATCTACACAATTAATTATGAAAATGAAGTAACAGCATTGCAAAATCTTAAGTTAGATAGTTTGGCCATGAGCGAGATAAAAAATGCATTAGCGGTAGGTAAAGAAGTTATTACACACACAGAACAAATTGAAGTACCAGGATTTAAAGGAAGTGGCTATCTAATTATTGATCCCGATACTGGAGACGGGGCTTATAAAATTAGTGGTGGAAAAAATGGAGGCTTTTTTTTAGGCATCTTAATGGGAGCTGCATTTACATCCGTACTATATTTTACAATAGCATTATGGGCAGCGGGTATTGCTGCTGGACCATTAGGAGTTGGAGCAGTAGGGTTGTTAACTGCGATGCTAACACCAATAATTGCAGCAGCAATGGGTAATGTAATGAATTTGTATGCTTCAGCAGATAAAGAATGGCAAAAATGTTTTGTAGGGGGAATGCTCATAGGTATAACAATAATGGGGCTTGGGCCTGGTTTTGGAGTTATTGCTGGCTTAAAAACAAAAGCGTTAATTGATCTTATATTTGGTGTTATTACAGCTATAACTAATGTTGTAATTACCTTCGAAGAGGTTGAAAGCAGTGCAACATCATGCTTTAGATAA
- a CDS encoding alpha/beta hydrolase family protein has translation MNNLFQLKKIITFCGALACLSAFACVKAARAETATSPVTSENSPLVLAKRGSFFIGGEKAKQNFIELGSQRAADTVTINQMYVEFMQPVGKTKLPVVMVHGAGLSGNSYDTTPDGRMGWYEYFVRNAYPTYVVDQVGRARSGFNQAIFNGVGAKEADPSQQPKITRMGDLHAAWINFRIGPSQGVAYKDSQFPIEAIDELSRMGIPDLSASLTSPNPNYQTLSMLADKLDGIILMGHSQSGHFPLETALLNSEKVKAMILLEPGTCLNDQLSDAQLKKLTSIPLLVVYGDHLSSSTELPGNALGWQQRFEGCQTLIKRINTLGGHAQMLYPPSLGILGNSHMLMLDKNNLQIADLIMDWINKNTNQ, from the coding sequence ATGAATAACCTATTTCAACTAAAGAAAATAATTACTTTTTGTGGTGCTTTAGCCTGCCTATCGGCTTTTGCTTGTGTAAAGGCAGCCCGTGCTGAGACAGCTACATCGCCAGTAACTAGCGAAAATAGTCCGTTAGTGTTGGCAAAACGAGGCAGTTTTTTTATCGGGGGTGAGAAGGCCAAACAAAATTTTATCGAGTTGGGCAGTCAAAGAGCTGCTGACACGGTTACCATTAACCAAATGTATGTTGAGTTTATGCAACCTGTTGGAAAAACCAAACTGCCCGTGGTGATGGTTCATGGCGCTGGGCTAAGTGGTAATAGTTATGACACAACACCGGATGGCCGTATGGGATGGTATGAGTATTTTGTGCGTAATGCTTATCCAACCTATGTTGTCGATCAAGTTGGGCGTGCGCGCTCTGGCTTTAATCAAGCTATTTTTAATGGCGTGGGGGCAAAAGAAGCTGATCCCAGTCAGCAACCAAAGATCACTCGTATGGGAGATTTACATGCGGCGTGGATCAATTTTCGTATTGGCCCAAGCCAAGGGGTTGCTTATAAGGATTCACAATTTCCTATTGAAGCGATTGATGAACTTTCTCGAATGGGGATTCCTGATTTGTCGGCTTCATTAACATCGCCTAACCCTAATTATCAAACGCTATCAATGTTGGCGGATAAGTTGGATGGCATCATTTTAATGGGACACTCCCAATCGGGTCATTTCCCACTGGAAACAGCGTTATTAAACTCTGAAAAAGTGAAAGCCATGATCTTACTTGAGCCAGGAACCTGTTTAAATGATCAACTTAGTGATGCACAGCTAAAAAAACTAACGTCAATTCCCTTGCTGGTTGTTTATGGCGATCATTTGTCGTCTTCGACGGAGCTTCCCGGAAATGCCCTGGGTTGGCAGCAACGTTTTGAAGGGTGTCAAACGCTCATCAAACGAATCAATACTCTGGGTGGCCATGCACAAATGCTCTATCCACCAAGTTTAGGTATCCTAGGCAATAGCCATATGTTGATGTTAGATAAGAATAATCTGCAAATAGCCGACCTAATTATGGATTGGATAAATAAAAATACTAATCAATAG
- a CDS encoding integrase core domain-containing protein — protein MPRHSLWQIFIVFLQARGLFIAVGRAGQYCSDDYQATLTAYNLTCSMSCKVNYWGNAVAENFFYTLRTEWIYQHKLENIAQAKSMILWYIEAYYNRVRKHSHLDYLLPVQFENKQAK, from the coding sequence ATGCCAAGGCATTCACTATGGCAAATCTTCATTGTATTTCTCCAAGCAAGGGGATTGTTCATAGCGGTTGGGAGAGCCGGTCAATATTGTTCTGATGATTACCAAGCCACATTAACGGCTTATAATTTAACATGCAGCATGAGTTGCAAGGTAAACTATTGGGGTAATGCAGTGGCTGAAAACTTCTTTTATACCCTTAGAACAGAGTGGATCTATCAACATAAGTTAGAAAATATTGCTCAGGCCAAATCTATGATCTTATGGTATATTGAAGCTTATTATAACCGTGTAAGAAAACACTCTCATTTAGATTATTTATTACCTGTTCAATTTGAAAATAAACAAGCAAAATAA
- a CDS encoding cupin domain-containing protein, which yields MKIMEQSEFEKTNVFGTGKPNEAYAKYFIGNSFINPLTDPKQTPIHLSNVTFEPGCRNNWHIHHASKGGGQILICTAGSGWYQEEGKDAVSLEPGCVIVIPAQTKHWHGAKADSWFSHIAMEVPGNNTSNEWLEPVSEQEYQKLK from the coding sequence ATGAAGATAATGGAACAATCGGAGTTCGAAAAAACAAATGTATTTGGAACAGGCAAACCTAATGAAGCTTATGCCAAATATTTTATTGGCAACTCCTTCATCAATCCACTGACTGATCCGAAACAAACGCCAATTCATCTTTCTAATGTGACGTTTGAACCAGGTTGCCGAAATAACTGGCATATTCACCATGCCAGCAAAGGTGGTGGGCAAATTCTCATCTGCACTGCTGGAAGCGGATGGTATCAGGAAGAAGGCAAGGATGCAGTTAGTTTGGAGCCAGGCTGCGTCATTGTCATTCCTGCACAAACAAAGCACTGGCACGGCGCAAAAGCAGACTCATGGTTCAGTCACATTGCAATGGAAGTGCCAGGAAATAATACCTCAAACGAGTGGTTAGAGCCTGTGTCTGAGCAGGAATACCAAAAATTAAAGTAA